One Vespula pensylvanica isolate Volc-1 chromosome 14, ASM1446617v1, whole genome shotgun sequence genomic window carries:
- the LOC122634399 gene encoding oxysterol-binding protein-related protein 2 isoform X1, protein MASERISGRYRTSLPVPGHSEVNLCSVLSLGKDLSKITMPVIFNEPLSFLQRVAEYMEYAKLLKQASAEQTPVGRLQYVAAFAVSALASNWERLGKPFNPLLGETYELTREDFRIVCEQVSHHPPVSAFHADSDDFVFHGSIHPKLKFWGKSIEVHPKGIVTVELPKWKEAYTWQNVNCILHNVLVGQLWMEQLGALEIKQCGGSNLKAVLTFKSGSWNGKDLHRVEGFIMDQEKRKLVYLYGKWTERLRSCDPSLYEDALEKLKRDAKSPQGSPGHKKVLAKLHSLKVGAFKPSHQDAIDESSTSIDGEDTPMIDEIPNSKTLWEVSPRPPNSSNYFQFTTFAMSLNEIEATMKEDLCPTDSRLRPDIRKLENGDQDGAATEKARLEEKQRDSRKMRKQKKGQEWMPKWFRWTVNPYTGQDDWLYKGGYWDRNYTDIEDIF, encoded by the exons AACATCATTACCGGTTCCGGGTCACTCAGAGGTAAATCTCTGCTCGGTATTGTCACTGGGCAAGGACCTTAGCAAAATCACAATGCCTGTTATATTCAACGAGCCACTTTCCTTCCTGCAACGAGTCGCAGAGTACATGGAATATGCAAAATTATTGAAGCAGGCTTCCGCTGAACAGACACCTGTCGGCAGATTACAA TACGTTGCCGCTTTTGCCGTAAGCGCTTTGGCTTCGAATTGGGAACGTCTTGGAAAACCATTCAATCCGTTGCTCGGTGAGACGTACGAATTAACCCGTGAAGATTTTAG aatAGTATGCGAACAAGTCTCTCATCATCCACCAGTATCGGCGTTCCACGCTGATAGCGATGATTTCGTTTTTCACGGTAGTATACATCCTAAATTAAAGTTCTGGGGTAAATCGATAGAAGTACATCCAAAGGGTATCGTCACGGTCGAATTACCCAa aTGGAAAGAAGCGTATACTTGGCAGAACGTTAATTGTATACTTCATAACGTATTGGTTGGACAACTTTGGATGGAACAATTGGGAGCCCTTGAAATTAAACAATGTGGAGGATCGAATTTGAAAGCTGTGTTAACTTTCAAAAGTGGAAGCTGGAATGGCAAGGATTTACATCGAGTCGAAGGCTTCATAATGGATCAAGA aaaaagaaagttggtATATTTGTATGGGAAATGGACCGAAAGATTACGTTCCTGTGATCCATCCTTGTACGAGGATGCtctagaaaaattgaaaagggaTGCTAAGAGTCCGCAAGGTAGTCCAGGTCACAAAAAAGTACTTGCCAAACTTCACAGTCTTAAAGTTGGGGCTTTCAAACCGTCTCATCAG GATGCTATCGACGAATCATCTACAAGTATAGATGGCGAGGACACACCAATGATCGACGAAATACCAAACTCGAAAACCCTTTGGGAAGTTTCACCGAGACCTCCGAACAGTTCtaac TACTTTCAATTCACTACATTCGCGATGTCCCTGAACGAAATAGAAGCAACCATGAAGGAGGATCTATGTCCGACCGATTCAAGATTAAGACcggatattagaaaattagaaaatggcGATCAAGATGGTGCAGCTACTGAAAAGGCAAGACTTGAAGAGAAACAACGTGATTCTAGAAAGATgaggaaacaaaagaaaggacAGGAATGGATGCCCAA atGGTTTAGATGGACAGTTAATCCATACACGGGCCAAGACGATTGGTTGTACAAAGGAGGCTATTGGGATCGTAATTACACCGACatcgaagatatattttaa
- the LOC122634399 gene encoding oxysterol-binding protein-related protein 2 isoform X3 codes for MPVIFNEPLSFLQRVAEYMEYAKLLKQASAEQTPVGRLQYVAAFAVSALASNWERLGKPFNPLLGETYELTREDFRIVCEQVSHHPPVSAFHADSDDFVFHGSIHPKLKFWGKSIEVHPKGIVTVELPKWKEAYTWQNVNCILHNVLVGQLWMEQLGALEIKQCGGSNLKAVLTFKSGSWNGKDLHRVEGFIMDQEKRKLVYLYGKWTERLRSCDPSLYEDALEKLKRDAKSPQGSPGHKKVLAKLHSLKVGAFKPSHQDAIDESSTSIDGEDTPMIDEIPNSKTLWEVSPRPPNSSNYFQFTTFAMSLNEIEATMKEDLCPTDSRLRPDIRKLENGDQDGAATEKARLEEKQRDSRKMRKQKKGQEWMPKWFRWTVNPYTGQDDWLYKGGYWDRNYTDIEDIF; via the exons ATGCCTGTTATATTCAACGAGCCACTTTCCTTCCTGCAACGAGTCGCAGAGTACATGGAATATGCAAAATTATTGAAGCAGGCTTCCGCTGAACAGACACCTGTCGGCAGATTACAA TACGTTGCCGCTTTTGCCGTAAGCGCTTTGGCTTCGAATTGGGAACGTCTTGGAAAACCATTCAATCCGTTGCTCGGTGAGACGTACGAATTAACCCGTGAAGATTTTAG aatAGTATGCGAACAAGTCTCTCATCATCCACCAGTATCGGCGTTCCACGCTGATAGCGATGATTTCGTTTTTCACGGTAGTATACATCCTAAATTAAAGTTCTGGGGTAAATCGATAGAAGTACATCCAAAGGGTATCGTCACGGTCGAATTACCCAa aTGGAAAGAAGCGTATACTTGGCAGAACGTTAATTGTATACTTCATAACGTATTGGTTGGACAACTTTGGATGGAACAATTGGGAGCCCTTGAAATTAAACAATGTGGAGGATCGAATTTGAAAGCTGTGTTAACTTTCAAAAGTGGAAGCTGGAATGGCAAGGATTTACATCGAGTCGAAGGCTTCATAATGGATCAAGA aaaaagaaagttggtATATTTGTATGGGAAATGGACCGAAAGATTACGTTCCTGTGATCCATCCTTGTACGAGGATGCtctagaaaaattgaaaagggaTGCTAAGAGTCCGCAAGGTAGTCCAGGTCACAAAAAAGTACTTGCCAAACTTCACAGTCTTAAAGTTGGGGCTTTCAAACCGTCTCATCAG GATGCTATCGACGAATCATCTACAAGTATAGATGGCGAGGACACACCAATGATCGACGAAATACCAAACTCGAAAACCCTTTGGGAAGTTTCACCGAGACCTCCGAACAGTTCtaac TACTTTCAATTCACTACATTCGCGATGTCCCTGAACGAAATAGAAGCAACCATGAAGGAGGATCTATGTCCGACCGATTCAAGATTAAGACcggatattagaaaattagaaaatggcGATCAAGATGGTGCAGCTACTGAAAAGGCAAGACTTGAAGAGAAACAACGTGATTCTAGAAAGATgaggaaacaaaagaaaggacAGGAATGGATGCCCAA atGGTTTAGATGGACAGTTAATCCATACACGGGCCAAGACGATTGGTTGTACAAAGGAGGCTATTGGGATCGTAATTACACCGACatcgaagatatattttaa
- the LOC122634399 gene encoding oxysterol-binding protein-related protein 2 isoform X2: MTRTSLPVPGHSEVNLCSVLSLGKDLSKITMPVIFNEPLSFLQRVAEYMEYAKLLKQASAEQTPVGRLQYVAAFAVSALASNWERLGKPFNPLLGETYELTREDFRIVCEQVSHHPPVSAFHADSDDFVFHGSIHPKLKFWGKSIEVHPKGIVTVELPKWKEAYTWQNVNCILHNVLVGQLWMEQLGALEIKQCGGSNLKAVLTFKSGSWNGKDLHRVEGFIMDQEKRKLVYLYGKWTERLRSCDPSLYEDALEKLKRDAKSPQGSPGHKKVLAKLHSLKVGAFKPSHQDAIDESSTSIDGEDTPMIDEIPNSKTLWEVSPRPPNSSNYFQFTTFAMSLNEIEATMKEDLCPTDSRLRPDIRKLENGDQDGAATEKARLEEKQRDSRKMRKQKKGQEWMPKWFRWTVNPYTGQDDWLYKGGYWDRNYTDIEDIF, encoded by the exons AACATCATTACCGGTTCCGGGTCACTCAGAGGTAAATCTCTGCTCGGTATTGTCACTGGGCAAGGACCTTAGCAAAATCACAATGCCTGTTATATTCAACGAGCCACTTTCCTTCCTGCAACGAGTCGCAGAGTACATGGAATATGCAAAATTATTGAAGCAGGCTTCCGCTGAACAGACACCTGTCGGCAGATTACAA TACGTTGCCGCTTTTGCCGTAAGCGCTTTGGCTTCGAATTGGGAACGTCTTGGAAAACCATTCAATCCGTTGCTCGGTGAGACGTACGAATTAACCCGTGAAGATTTTAG aatAGTATGCGAACAAGTCTCTCATCATCCACCAGTATCGGCGTTCCACGCTGATAGCGATGATTTCGTTTTTCACGGTAGTATACATCCTAAATTAAAGTTCTGGGGTAAATCGATAGAAGTACATCCAAAGGGTATCGTCACGGTCGAATTACCCAa aTGGAAAGAAGCGTATACTTGGCAGAACGTTAATTGTATACTTCATAACGTATTGGTTGGACAACTTTGGATGGAACAATTGGGAGCCCTTGAAATTAAACAATGTGGAGGATCGAATTTGAAAGCTGTGTTAACTTTCAAAAGTGGAAGCTGGAATGGCAAGGATTTACATCGAGTCGAAGGCTTCATAATGGATCAAGA aaaaagaaagttggtATATTTGTATGGGAAATGGACCGAAAGATTACGTTCCTGTGATCCATCCTTGTACGAGGATGCtctagaaaaattgaaaagggaTGCTAAGAGTCCGCAAGGTAGTCCAGGTCACAAAAAAGTACTTGCCAAACTTCACAGTCTTAAAGTTGGGGCTTTCAAACCGTCTCATCAG GATGCTATCGACGAATCATCTACAAGTATAGATGGCGAGGACACACCAATGATCGACGAAATACCAAACTCGAAAACCCTTTGGGAAGTTTCACCGAGACCTCCGAACAGTTCtaac TACTTTCAATTCACTACATTCGCGATGTCCCTGAACGAAATAGAAGCAACCATGAAGGAGGATCTATGTCCGACCGATTCAAGATTAAGACcggatattagaaaattagaaaatggcGATCAAGATGGTGCAGCTACTGAAAAGGCAAGACTTGAAGAGAAACAACGTGATTCTAGAAAGATgaggaaacaaaagaaaggacAGGAATGGATGCCCAA atGGTTTAGATGGACAGTTAATCCATACACGGGCCAAGACGATTGGTTGTACAAAGGAGGCTATTGGGATCGTAATTACACCGACatcgaagatatattttaa